Proteins from one Catenuloplanes atrovinosus genomic window:
- a CDS encoding alpha/beta hydrolase: MGRVWKKAALAGMTTVLLTAAGGIAVAATAGLGDFYDQRPDWAACDFDAAVECASIAVPLDYARPGERRISIAVSRQRASDPALRRGVLLANPGGPGGSGLLDLGPDGELVSWPAQRFAGTPLNRYYDLIGFDPRGVGRSTPLSCEEPDLPRPPVSRPVTADAFDQRVAWARAAEEGCARVGGDLRPHITTRDTARDMDVIRGVLGEDRISYVGYSYGTYLGAVYGTMFPRRLHRSVLDSAVGADLDWRKTSMAGAIAARRNVDQWAAWAARRHGHYDLGTSPAAVLATVEATSARLATADGGTSRARFDQAIGFESDLRGKWARLAELVRDTRDTGVFDPPPPPGPEGDTSVVTGYLPVNQTIHCETAWPADLEVYRRDAAVFAERYPYGAGPATALPDPCTFRSYTPAEQPTRLRRDGYPAGLVVQAEGDIQTPYPGGVTMAERLGNRLITVADDGNHGQYARRGNTCVDTAVTAYLLDGTLPAPHLTCPGQPRPDVPADPR, encoded by the coding sequence ATGGGCCGGGTATGGAAAAAGGCCGCGCTCGCGGGCATGACGACGGTGCTGTTGACCGCGGCCGGGGGCATCGCGGTGGCGGCGACCGCGGGCCTCGGCGACTTCTACGATCAGCGGCCGGACTGGGCCGCCTGCGACTTCGACGCCGCGGTCGAGTGCGCGTCCATCGCCGTGCCGCTCGACTACGCGCGGCCCGGCGAGCGGCGGATCTCGATCGCGGTCAGCCGCCAGCGCGCCTCGGATCCGGCGCTGCGGCGGGGCGTGCTGCTGGCCAATCCGGGCGGGCCCGGCGGATCGGGCCTGCTGGACCTGGGCCCGGACGGGGAGCTGGTGTCGTGGCCGGCGCAACGGTTCGCCGGCACGCCGCTGAACAGGTACTACGACCTGATCGGGTTCGACCCGCGCGGCGTGGGCCGCTCCACGCCGCTGTCCTGCGAGGAACCCGACCTACCGAGGCCGCCGGTGTCGCGGCCGGTCACCGCGGACGCGTTCGATCAGCGGGTGGCGTGGGCGCGCGCCGCCGAGGAGGGTTGCGCGCGGGTGGGCGGGGACCTGCGCCCGCACATCACCACCCGCGACACCGCACGGGACATGGACGTGATCCGGGGCGTGCTCGGCGAGGACCGGATCTCCTACGTCGGATACTCGTACGGCACCTACCTGGGCGCGGTGTACGGCACCATGTTCCCCCGGCGGCTGCACCGCAGCGTGCTCGACTCCGCGGTCGGCGCCGACCTGGACTGGCGGAAGACCTCGATGGCCGGCGCGATCGCGGCCCGGCGCAACGTCGATCAGTGGGCGGCCTGGGCGGCGCGGCGGCACGGCCACTACGACCTCGGCACCTCGCCGGCCGCCGTGCTGGCCACCGTGGAGGCGACCTCGGCGCGGCTGGCGACGGCGGACGGCGGGACGTCGCGGGCGCGGTTCGACCAGGCGATCGGGTTCGAGTCGGACCTGCGCGGGAAGTGGGCGCGCCTGGCCGAACTGGTCCGGGACACCCGCGACACCGGCGTGTTCGACCCGCCGCCGCCACCCGGGCCGGAAGGCGATACCTCGGTGGTGACCGGCTACCTGCCGGTCAACCAGACGATCCACTGCGAGACCGCCTGGCCCGCCGACCTGGAGGTCTACCGCCGGGACGCCGCGGTCTTCGCCGAGCGGTACCCGTACGGGGCCGGGCCGGCGACCGCACTGCCGGACCCGTGCACGTTCCGGTCGTACACCCCGGCGGAGCAACCGACCCGGCTGCGGCGCGACGGCTACCCGGCCGGGCTGGTCGTGCAGGCCGAGGGCGACATCCAGACCCCTTACCCCGGCGGCGTCACGATGGCCGAACGACTCGGCAACCGCCTGATCACCGTGGCCGACGACGGCAACCACGGCCAGTACGCCCGGCGCGGCAACACCTGTGTGGACACCGCCGTCACCGCGTACCTGCTCGACGGCACCCTCCCGGCTCCGCACCTGACCTGCCCCGGCCAGCCCCGCCCGGACGTCCCGGCCGACCCCCGGTGA
- a CDS encoding BTAD domain-containing putative transcriptional regulator, producing MRIQVLGTVRAWLGDEPVELTSAGQRAVLGLLALAGGQPVTRSELIDALWGDDPPASAVNVLQTYVKHLRRRLEPDRPARSRSALLPHVGDGYALRATADTLDLLCFRQLSAQATAARQEGDDRRAATLLDRALRQWQGAPLADVPQLAGHPKVVAVAAERGAALARYGELKIALGEVAEALPALAEAVAAQPLDEAGQARLIRAYAAAGRRADAFEAYHAARRRLADELGVDPGPELRAAHDIALRDEAPPATATRTAVPAQLPADVPDFIGRDGELARLDALLGSPTVVISALSGTAGVGKTALAVRWAHRVRTGFPDGQLYINLRGYDAERPVPAGEALARFLRALGVPGQEVPLDAEERADRYRSLLDGRRMLIVLDNAASVAQVRPLLPGTPGCLTVVTSRDALPGLVARHGARRLDLDLLPHADAIALLRRLIGRRCDEDPDAADELAERCARLPLALRVAAELALARPSVPLRQLVGELADERRRLTLLDAGGDPETGVRAVFSFSYRQLPAPAARAFRLLGLHPGPDVEPYAAAALFGTPVTEAHDLLEALAGAHLLQRGTPGRYGLHDLLRAYASELALLDGDETGTTRLLDAWLHTARAAMTTLHPAERGRHGGEPAGPRPVPIAPVGDPAAAQAWLDAERGNLAAAVAFAAAHDLPGHAVALTVTLLRYLEGGGHVAEAVAMHAHARDAARLTGDVAAEAQLLNNVALIYSQQGRFPQAAEYLRAAIDAARRCGDLAAETRALGNLGHVDAWLGRYDDAAARLREALELCRRTGDRAAEARVLGNLGQIYRRQGRHADAEAHLRRSVALCRDVSDHIGEAYALVSLGHVEAGRGLLADAADHHRAALALFRRSTERGGEALALDGLGSAELALGGAEGFDRLLQSLAIFRRLGERAGEAQAGNSIGEAHAAAGRHGAAREAHAAALAVAREIGDRYEQARAHSGLVAAAEALSDQATAEIHRRAALAIYAEIGAPQPASIFG from the coding sequence GTGCGCATCCAGGTGCTCGGCACGGTCCGCGCCTGGCTCGGCGATGAGCCGGTCGAGCTGACCTCCGCCGGCCAGCGCGCGGTGCTCGGCCTGCTCGCGCTCGCCGGAGGTCAGCCGGTCACCCGGTCCGAGCTGATCGACGCGCTGTGGGGCGACGACCCGCCGGCCAGCGCGGTCAACGTGCTCCAGACGTACGTGAAGCACCTGCGCCGCCGCCTGGAGCCGGACCGGCCGGCCCGTTCGCGCAGCGCGCTGCTGCCGCACGTCGGCGACGGCTACGCGCTGCGCGCCACCGCCGACACGCTGGACCTGCTCTGTTTCCGGCAGCTCAGCGCGCAGGCCACGGCCGCGCGGCAGGAGGGCGACGACCGGCGCGCGGCCACGCTGCTGGACCGGGCGCTGCGCCAGTGGCAGGGCGCACCGCTGGCCGACGTACCGCAGCTCGCCGGGCATCCGAAGGTGGTCGCGGTGGCGGCCGAGCGCGGCGCCGCGCTGGCCCGGTACGGCGAGCTGAAGATCGCGCTCGGCGAGGTGGCGGAGGCGCTGCCCGCGCTGGCGGAGGCGGTCGCCGCACAGCCGCTGGACGAGGCCGGCCAGGCCCGGCTGATCCGCGCCTACGCGGCGGCGGGCCGGCGCGCGGACGCGTTCGAGGCCTATCACGCGGCCCGGCGGCGGCTCGCGGACGAGCTCGGCGTGGATCCCGGCCCGGAGCTGCGCGCGGCGCACGACATCGCGCTCCGCGACGAGGCGCCGCCCGCGACCGCGACCCGCACCGCCGTCCCGGCGCAGCTCCCGGCGGACGTGCCGGACTTCATCGGCCGCGACGGCGAACTGGCCCGGCTGGACGCGCTGCTCGGCTCGCCGACCGTGGTCATCTCCGCGCTCTCCGGCACGGCCGGCGTCGGCAAGACCGCGCTGGCGGTGCGCTGGGCGCACCGGGTCCGCACCGGTTTCCCGGACGGGCAGCTCTACATCAACCTCCGGGGGTACGACGCGGAGCGCCCGGTCCCGGCCGGTGAGGCGCTCGCCCGGTTCCTGCGCGCGCTCGGCGTGCCCGGGCAGGAGGTGCCGCTGGACGCGGAGGAGCGCGCCGACCGGTACCGCAGCCTGCTGGACGGCCGCCGGATGCTGATCGTATTGGACAACGCGGCCTCGGTCGCGCAGGTGCGCCCGCTGCTGCCCGGCACGCCCGGCTGCCTGACCGTGGTCACCAGCCGGGACGCGCTGCCCGGCCTGGTCGCCCGGCACGGCGCCCGCCGCCTCGACCTGGACCTGCTGCCGCACGCGGACGCGATCGCGCTGCTGCGCCGGCTGATCGGCCGGCGCTGCGACGAGGACCCGGACGCGGCGGACGAGCTCGCCGAGCGCTGCGCCCGGCTGCCGCTGGCGCTGCGGGTGGCCGCGGAGCTGGCCCTGGCCCGGCCGTCCGTGCCGCTGCGGCAGCTGGTCGGCGAGCTGGCGGACGAGCGGCGGCGGCTGACGCTGCTGGACGCGGGCGGCGACCCGGAGACCGGCGTCCGCGCGGTGTTCTCGTTCTCCTACCGGCAGCTGCCCGCGCCGGCCGCGCGCGCGTTCCGGCTGCTCGGCCTGCACCCCGGCCCGGACGTGGAGCCGTACGCCGCGGCCGCGCTGTTCGGCACGCCGGTCACCGAGGCGCACGACCTGCTGGAGGCGCTGGCCGGCGCGCACCTGCTCCAGCGCGGCACCCCGGGCCGGTACGGGCTGCACGACCTGCTTCGCGCGTACGCGTCCGAGCTGGCGCTGCTGGACGGCGACGAGACCGGCACCACCCGGCTGCTGGACGCCTGGCTGCACACTGCGCGCGCCGCGATGACCACGCTGCACCCGGCCGAGCGCGGCCGGCACGGCGGCGAGCCGGCCGGGCCGCGCCCGGTGCCGATCGCGCCGGTCGGCGACCCGGCCGCCGCGCAGGCCTGGCTGGACGCGGAGCGCGGGAACCTGGCCGCGGCGGTGGCGTTCGCGGCCGCGCACGACCTCCCCGGCCACGCGGTGGCGCTGACCGTGACGCTGCTGCGCTACCTGGAGGGCGGCGGGCACGTGGCCGAGGCGGTCGCCATGCACGCGCACGCCCGCGACGCCGCGCGGCTGACCGGCGACGTCGCGGCCGAGGCGCAACTGCTCAACAACGTCGCGCTGATCTACAGCCAGCAGGGCCGGTTCCCGCAGGCCGCCGAGTACCTGCGGGCCGCGATCGACGCGGCCCGGCGCTGCGGCGACCTGGCCGCGGAGACCCGCGCGCTCGGCAATCTGGGGCACGTCGACGCGTGGCTCGGCCGGTACGACGACGCGGCCGCGCGGCTGCGGGAGGCGCTGGAGCTGTGCCGCCGCACCGGCGACCGGGCCGCCGAGGCACGCGTGCTCGGCAACCTGGGACAGATCTACCGGCGGCAGGGCCGGCACGCGGACGCGGAGGCGCACCTGCGCCGCTCGGTCGCCCTGTGCCGGGACGTCTCCGACCACATCGGCGAGGCGTACGCCCTGGTCAGCCTGGGTCACGTGGAGGCCGGCCGAGGCCTGCTGGCCGACGCCGCCGACCACCACCGGGCCGCGCTCGCGCTGTTCCGGCGCAGCACCGAACGCGGCGGCGAGGCGCTCGCGCTCGACGGCCTGGGCAGCGCGGAGCTGGCGCTCGGCGGGGCCGAGGGCTTCGACCGGCTGCTCCAGTCGCTGGCGATCTTCCGCCGGCTCGGCGAGCGCGCCGGCGAGGCCCAGGCCGGCAACAGCATCGGCGAGGCGCACGCCGCGGCCGGCCGGCACGGCGCCGCGCGCGAGGCGCATGCCGCCGCGCTCGCGGTGGCCCGGGAGATCGGCGACCGCTACGAGCAGGCCCGCGCGCACAGCGGCCTGGTCGCCGCCGCGGAGGCGCTGTCCGACCAGGCCACCGCGGAGATCCATCGCCGCGCCGCGCTGGCCATCTACGCCGAGATCGGCGCGCCCCAGCCGGCCTCGATCTTCGGCTGA
- a CDS encoding cellulose binding domain-containing protein: MRGGFAALLAACLIAVAPAVPASAAPAGEACDVSYQPTPGGNGIFDVRIIITNTSGYDITGWTLAFVLPPGQSYEGNPWEVIIVSDGSAVTGSNQPWNGPVKKDGKVQVGFKVRGPDYRVEPTRFTVNTEPCSVSP, encoded by the coding sequence GTGCGAGGGGGATTCGCCGCTCTGCTGGCGGCGTGCCTGATCGCGGTCGCTCCGGCGGTGCCGGCGTCGGCCGCGCCGGCGGGGGAGGCCTGCGACGTCAGCTATCAGCCGACGCCCGGCGGCAACGGGATCTTCGACGTCCGGATCATCATCACCAACACCAGCGGGTACGACATCACGGGCTGGACGCTGGCGTTCGTGCTGCCGCCCGGCCAGTCGTACGAGGGCAACCCGTGGGAGGTGATCATCGTGTCCGACGGCTCGGCGGTGACCGGTTCCAACCAGCCGTGGAACGGCCCGGTGAAGAAGGACGGCAAGGTCCAGGTCGGCTTCAAGGTCAGGGGCCCGGACTACCGGGTGGAGCCGACGCGGTTCACCGTCAACACCGAGCCGTGCTCGGTGTCGCCCTGA
- a CDS encoding NADP-dependent oxidoreductase, giving the protein MKALRFAEFGPPEVLSVVETPAPHAGPGRVRIAVRAAGVTAADSRIRAGAAPVPLPRIPGLDAAGVIDQVGEDVRGYRAGDEVFGIAPGGACAEHAVLTHFARKPPTMPWAEAAGLPTAAEAALRAIETLRPAPGDVLLINGAAGAAGLAAAQLARARGLLVVGLAAPGAHDLLRRAGAAPVAPGPGLPDRLRALVPDGIDCVFDAAGTVTPDLVALAGAADRVVTSGPAGGTGVLSLASDAPRRAWHALAEAAGLFERGEFRLPVDRTLPLSEAPEAHRLSESGHRLALIL; this is encoded by the coding sequence ATGAAGGCTCTGCGTTTCGCCGAGTTCGGTCCACCCGAGGTGCTCAGCGTCGTCGAGACGCCGGCGCCGCATGCCGGGCCCGGCCGGGTCCGCATCGCGGTCCGCGCCGCCGGGGTCACCGCCGCCGACTCCCGCATCCGCGCCGGCGCCGCGCCCGTGCCGCTGCCGCGCATCCCGGGCCTGGACGCGGCCGGTGTGATCGACCAGGTCGGCGAGGACGTGCGCGGCTACCGGGCCGGCGACGAGGTCTTCGGCATCGCGCCCGGCGGCGCCTGCGCGGAGCACGCGGTGCTGACCCACTTCGCGCGCAAGCCGCCCACCATGCCGTGGGCCGAGGCCGCCGGCCTGCCCACCGCCGCCGAGGCCGCGCTCCGCGCGATCGAGACGCTGCGCCCGGCGCCCGGCGACGTTCTGCTGATCAACGGCGCGGCCGGTGCGGCCGGCCTGGCCGCCGCGCAGCTCGCCCGCGCCCGCGGCCTGCTGGTCGTCGGCCTCGCCGCCCCGGGCGCGCACGACCTGCTGCGCCGCGCCGGGGCCGCGCCGGTCGCACCCGGCCCCGGGCTGCCCGACCGGCTGCGCGCGCTGGTCCCGGACGGCATCGACTGCGTGTTCGACGCCGCCGGGACCGTCACGCCGGACCTGGTCGCGCTGGCCGGCGCCGCCGACCGGGTGGTCACCTCCGGCCCGGCCGGCGGCACCGGCGTGCTCAGCCTCGCCTCCGACGCGCCCCGCCGCGCCTGGCACGCCCTGGCCGAGGCCGCCGGCCTCTTCGAGCGCGGCGAGTTCCGCCTGCCGGTCGACCGGACGCTCCCGCTCTCCGAGGCCCCGGAGGCCCACCGCCTCAGCGAGTCCGGCCACCGGCTGGCGCTGATCCTCTGA
- the gap gene encoding type I glyceraldehyde-3-phosphate dehydrogenase yields MTRIAVNGFGRIGRSFLRALLERDSKLEVVAINDLTAPAALAHLLKYDSTLGRLGRPVEVDGSTLIVDGHRITVLSERDPANLPWRDLGVDLVLESTGRFTSAAAASAHLSAGASKVLVSAPASGADVTLAYGVNTDAYDPAKHVIVSNASCTTNALAPLAAVLDDLAGIEHGFMTTVHAYTQEQNLQDGPHRDLRRARAAGVNIVPTTTGAAKAIGLVLPRLDGKLSGDSIRVPVPVGSIVELNTTVSREVTREEVLAAYREAAGGRFRGILEYADEPLVSGDITGNPASSIFDAALTRVDGRHVKVVAWYDNEWGFSNRVIDTLELLAA; encoded by the coding sequence ATGACACGCATCGCCGTCAACGGATTCGGCCGTATCGGACGTAGTTTCCTCCGCGCGCTGCTCGAGCGGGACAGCAAGCTCGAGGTGGTCGCAATCAACGATCTCACCGCGCCGGCCGCGCTGGCGCACCTGCTGAAGTACGACAGTACGCTGGGCCGGCTCGGCCGCCCGGTGGAGGTGGACGGGTCCACGCTGATCGTGGACGGGCACCGGATCACGGTGCTGTCCGAGCGGGACCCGGCGAACCTGCCGTGGCGCGACCTCGGCGTGGACCTGGTGCTGGAGTCGACCGGGCGGTTCACCTCGGCGGCGGCGGCGAGCGCGCACCTCTCGGCCGGCGCGTCGAAGGTGCTGGTCAGCGCGCCCGCCTCGGGTGCCGACGTGACGCTGGCGTACGGCGTGAACACGGACGCGTACGACCCGGCGAAGCACGTGATCGTCTCCAACGCCTCCTGCACCACGAACGCGCTGGCCCCGCTCGCCGCCGTGCTGGACGACCTGGCCGGGATCGAGCACGGCTTCATGACCACCGTGCACGCGTACACGCAGGAGCAGAACCTCCAGGACGGCCCGCACCGCGACCTGCGCCGGGCGCGCGCGGCCGGCGTCAACATCGTGCCGACCACCACCGGCGCGGCGAAGGCGATCGGCCTGGTGCTGCCGCGGCTGGACGGCAAGCTGTCCGGTGACTCGATCCGGGTGCCGGTGCCGGTCGGCTCGATCGTCGAGCTGAACACCACGGTGTCCCGCGAGGTGACGCGCGAGGAGGTGCTCGCCGCCTACCGCGAGGCGGCCGGCGGGCGGTTCCGGGGCATCCTGGAATACGCGGACGAGCCGCTGGTCTCCGGCGACATCACCGGCAACCCGGCCTCGTCCATCTTCGACGCCGCGCTGACCCGCGTCGACGGCCGGCACGTCAAGGTCGTCGCCTGGTACGACAACGAGTGGGGCTTCTCCAACCGCGTCATCGACACGCTGGAGTTGCTCGCCGCCTGA
- a CDS encoding IPT/TIG domain-containing protein: protein MTRVRAGRMLAAGVTGMLLAVATAAVPTAAAAAVPAASEASIGVNLTGITDWTTEWPFVDVMRTARVWISQSGTPGAPWGSGPPVAVDDKGWVTRLAPGQHVDTAIFTNAPAWPKGTYVVTWKGSGDVRIWGGGTESNRTANRFEYVPGTTNGQFLRITRTDPADHVRDIHIWMPGFEHTGAAQVFHPDYLASLRGMRTLRFMDWMRTNASDVTEYHEYPAVDQATQTTTGVAPELMIDLANRLDADPWFTMPAKASDDLVRRFAQTVKARLDPDRTVYLEYSNELWNNSPAFSQTWYAQERGLALGLSATAWQAGLRYQAYRSVRIFDIWREVLGDRVVRVLGLQAANPDIADEVLDWPVDGVPAAARADAIAIAPYFDCSDTWLPGDRRSYFPGSPAVAARVKAGGVGKLLDACQKSIDTAVRTWIGRYAAIADSYGLSLTAYEAGQHLAGIGGAENDAALTALFHKANRDPRMRDLYARYIEQWRQLGGGSLQMFTSAGAMSKYGAWGLREFQSQPLSAAPKAQAVREQLQAVGQLPLTVGTPAVTTLSARTGLVAGGAKITVAGTHLGSTSQVRFGDVNAVFSSTTSGGVTRLTVVTPAMPGGGYAPLTITNPAGTSAPAPFTFLPPPSATALSGATALTTGVTTLTLTGTGLTGARVSVGGVAARNVRVLSGTQLTFTAPARATTGATTVTVTTATGTSGGLPLTYVNPPRPEVTGLSADAGPAQAASTVVVTGSHFTGTSRVTIGSRPAAFTVLSDSQLRVTLPPQPGGTWVNLHVTTPGGTSLAGEATDFRYVALPRPTITALSAGSAAVGQAVTVTLTGTDLRWATRVTVGGAPAVLTRVGDTEITARFPVGRRAGTAQVVVTTPSGASPAIPFTYRAS from the coding sequence ATGACGCGAGTGCGAGCGGGCCGGATGCTGGCCGCGGGCGTGACCGGGATGCTGCTGGCGGTCGCGACCGCCGCGGTCCCGACCGCCGCCGCGGCGGCCGTGCCCGCGGCGTCCGAGGCGAGCATCGGGGTCAACCTCACCGGGATCACCGACTGGACGACCGAGTGGCCGTTCGTCGACGTCATGCGCACCGCGCGGGTCTGGATCAGCCAGAGCGGCACCCCGGGTGCGCCGTGGGGCTCCGGGCCGCCGGTCGCGGTCGACGACAAGGGCTGGGTCACCCGGCTCGCGCCCGGCCAGCACGTCGACACCGCGATCTTCACGAACGCGCCGGCCTGGCCGAAGGGCACCTACGTCGTCACCTGGAAGGGCTCCGGCGACGTCCGGATCTGGGGCGGCGGCACCGAGTCGAACCGCACCGCGAACCGCTTCGAGTACGTTCCCGGCACCACGAACGGCCAGTTCCTCCGGATCACCCGCACCGACCCCGCCGACCACGTCCGGGACATCCACATCTGGATGCCCGGCTTCGAGCACACCGGCGCGGCCCAGGTCTTCCACCCGGACTACCTGGCGAGCCTGCGCGGCATGCGCACGCTGCGGTTCATGGACTGGATGCGGACCAACGCCTCGGACGTGACCGAGTACCACGAGTACCCGGCCGTCGACCAGGCCACCCAGACCACCACCGGGGTGGCGCCGGAGCTGATGATCGACCTGGCCAACCGGCTGGACGCGGACCCGTGGTTCACCATGCCCGCGAAGGCCAGCGACGACCTGGTCCGCAGGTTCGCCCAGACCGTCAAGGCCCGGCTCGACCCGGACCGGACCGTCTACCTCGAGTACTCCAACGAGCTGTGGAACAACTCGCCCGCCTTCTCCCAGACCTGGTACGCCCAGGAGCGGGGCCTCGCGCTCGGGCTGTCCGCCACCGCCTGGCAGGCCGGGCTGCGCTACCAGGCGTACCGCTCGGTGCGGATCTTCGACATCTGGCGCGAGGTGCTCGGCGACCGGGTGGTCCGGGTGCTCGGCCTCCAGGCGGCGAACCCGGACATCGCGGACGAGGTGCTCGACTGGCCGGTCGACGGCGTGCCCGCGGCCGCGCGGGCGGACGCGATCGCCATCGCGCCGTACTTCGACTGCTCCGACACCTGGCTGCCCGGCGACCGGCGCAGCTACTTCCCGGGCTCCCCGGCCGTCGCGGCCCGGGTCAAGGCCGGTGGCGTCGGCAAGCTGCTCGACGCCTGCCAGAAGTCCATCGACACCGCGGTCCGGACCTGGATCGGCCGGTACGCCGCGATCGCCGACTCGTACGGCCTGTCGCTGACCGCGTACGAGGCCGGCCAGCACCTCGCCGGCATCGGCGGCGCCGAGAACGACGCGGCCCTGACCGCGCTGTTCCACAAGGCCAACCGCGACCCGCGCATGCGCGACCTCTACGCCCGGTACATCGAGCAGTGGCGTCAGCTCGGCGGCGGCAGCCTCCAGATGTTCACCAGCGCGGGCGCGATGTCCAAGTACGGCGCGTGGGGCCTGCGCGAGTTCCAGAGCCAGCCGCTGAGCGCCGCGCCCAAGGCCCAGGCCGTCCGGGAGCAGCTCCAGGCCGTCGGCCAGCTGCCGCTGACGGTCGGGACGCCGGCGGTGACCACGCTGAGCGCGCGGACCGGCCTGGTCGCCGGCGGAGCGAAGATCACCGTCGCGGGTACCCACCTGGGCTCCACCAGCCAGGTCCGCTTCGGCGACGTCAACGCGGTCTTCAGCAGCACCACGTCCGGCGGCGTCACCCGGCTCACCGTGGTCACGCCCGCGATGCCGGGCGGCGGCTACGCACCGCTGACGATCACCAACCCGGCCGGTACGAGCGCGCCCGCGCCGTTCACGTTCCTGCCGCCGCCGTCCGCGACCGCGCTCAGCGGCGCCACCGCGCTGACCACCGGCGTCACCACGCTGACGCTCACCGGCACCGGCCTGACCGGCGCGCGCGTCTCGGTCGGCGGCGTGGCCGCGCGGAACGTCCGGGTGCTCTCCGGCACCCAGCTCACGTTCACCGCACCGGCCCGCGCCACGACCGGCGCCACCACGGTCACCGTCACCACCGCGACCGGCACCAGCGGCGGGCTGCCGCTGACCTACGTCAACCCGCCGCGGCCCGAGGTCACCGGCCTCTCCGCGGACGCCGGGCCGGCGCAGGCCGCCAGCACGGTGGTGGTGACCGGCAGCCACTTCACCGGCACGTCCCGGGTGACGATCGGGTCGCGGCCGGCCGCGTTCACCGTGCTGTCCGACTCCCAGCTGCGCGTGACGCTCCCGCCGCAGCCCGGCGGCACCTGGGTCAACCTGCACGTCACCACGCCGGGCGGCACCAGCCTCGCCGGCGAGGCGACCGACTTCCGGTACGTGGCGCTGCCCCGGCCCACGATCACCGCGCTGTCGGCCGGGTCCGCCGCCGTCGGCCAGGCCGTCACCGTCACGCTGACCGGCACCGACCTGCGCTGGGCCACCCGCGTCACGGTCGGCGGCGCACCCGCCGTGCTCACCCGCGTCGGCGACACCGAGATCACGGCCCGGTTCCCGGTCGGCCGCCGGGCCGGCACCGCGCAGGTCGTGGTGACCACCCCGTCCGGCGCCAGCCCGGCGATCCCGTTCACCTACCGCGCGAGCTGA
- a CDS encoding GlxA family transcriptional regulator yields MHQIAVLVLEGAKPLDVGIPAQVFSNRPSMPYEVRVCGPAPGLVTGGDGLSYHVAEGLEAFDRADTIFIPGYRSPATTAPPAEVVAALRDAHDRGTRLAAISTGAFALAATGLLDGRRATTHWHYTRALAERHPLVRVDENVLFVDEGAVLTSAGAASGIDLCLHLVRRDHGVGLSNHVARRLVAAPYRSGGQAQYVPRSVPEPLGDLFASTREWALAHLDRRLTLDVLARNARVSARTFSRRFVEDTGYTPMQWVLRARVDLARELLERSDLSIEAIARRVGLGTGANLRLHFHRILGVSPSEYRHTFSA; encoded by the coding sequence GTGCATCAGATCGCCGTGCTCGTGCTGGAGGGCGCCAAGCCGCTGGACGTCGGCATCCCGGCGCAGGTCTTCTCGAACCGCCCGAGCATGCCGTACGAGGTGCGCGTCTGCGGGCCGGCGCCCGGCCTGGTCACCGGCGGTGACGGCCTGTCGTACCACGTGGCCGAGGGCCTGGAGGCGTTCGACCGCGCCGACACGATCTTCATCCCGGGCTACCGCTCGCCCGCCACCACCGCGCCGCCGGCCGAGGTCGTGGCCGCGCTGCGCGACGCGCACGACCGCGGCACCCGCCTCGCCGCGATCTCCACCGGCGCGTTCGCGCTGGCCGCGACCGGCCTGCTGGACGGCCGCCGGGCCACCACGCACTGGCACTACACGCGCGCGCTGGCCGAACGGCACCCGCTGGTCCGGGTCGACGAGAACGTGCTCTTCGTCGACGAGGGCGCGGTGCTCACCTCGGCCGGCGCCGCCTCCGGCATCGACCTCTGCCTGCACCTGGTGCGCCGCGACCACGGCGTCGGCCTCTCCAACCACGTCGCCCGCCGGCTCGTCGCCGCCCCCTACCGCAGCGGCGGCCAGGCGCAGTACGTGCCGCGCAGCGTGCCGGAACCGCTCGGCGACCTCTTCGCGAGCACCCGCGAATGGGCCCTGGCCCACCTCGACCGGCGCCTCACGCTCGACGTGCTGGCCCGCAACGCGCGCGTGTCGGCGCGCACGTTCTCCCGCCGGTTCGTCGAGGACACCGGCTACACCCCCATGCAGTGGGTGCTGCGCGCCCGCGTCGACCTCGCCCGGGAGCTGCTGGAACGCAGCGACCTGAGCATCGAGGCGATCGCCCGCCGGGTCGGCCTCGGCACCGGCGCCAACCTCCGCCTGCACTTCCACCGCATCCTCGGCGTCTCCCCGTCCGAATACCGGCACACGTTCTCCGCCTGA